In one Vagococcus entomophilus genomic region, the following are encoded:
- the mnmG gene encoding tRNA uridine-5-carboxymethylaminomethyl(34) synthesis enzyme MnmG, which yields MQTYQAESYDVIVVGAGHAGSEAALAAARMGCKTMLLTINLDMVAFMPCNPSVGGPAKGVVVREIDALGGQMGRNIDKTYIQMRMLNTGKGPAVRALRAQADKHAYASEMKHTIEQEENLVLRQGIAEEILVEEGVCKGVVTSTGAIYPSKAVVITAGTALRGEIIIGELKYSSGPNNSQPAVKLADSLKKLGFEIARFKTGTPPRVKSSTIDYTVTEEQPGDTAPNHFSFLTPDSAYNLEQRPCWLTYTNELTHTIIQKNLHRAPMFTGIVEGVGARYCPSIEDKIVRFSDKPRHQLFLEPEGLHTEEVYVQGLSTSMPEDVQQDMVHSIAGLEKAEMMRTGYAIEYDVVVPHQLRPTLETKKVKNLFTAGQTNGTSGYEEAAGQGLIAGINAAQNVLGKEPFVMKRSDGYIGVMIDDLVTKGTNEPYRLLTSRAEYRLILRHDNADLRLTELGHELGLVKERQYEAFKLKKVAIEAEIKRLESVRLKPTKEIQLYLEEKGSAPLKDGILASDFLKRPEVSYQELTTFLPQLEVPLDRRVVEQVEVQIKYEGYIKKAQEKVDKMKRMEAKKIPTNIDYQAIHGLATEARQKLEKIQPETLAQASRISGVNPADMSILMVYIEQGKIAKVKE from the coding sequence ATGCAAACCTATCAAGCAGAAAGTTATGATGTCATTGTTGTCGGAGCTGGCCATGCAGGCTCAGAAGCAGCACTCGCAGCGGCACGTATGGGCTGTAAGACGATGCTGTTAACCATTAATTTAGATATGGTCGCGTTTATGCCGTGTAATCCCTCAGTGGGGGGACCAGCAAAAGGTGTAGTTGTGCGAGAAATTGATGCTCTAGGTGGTCAAATGGGGCGCAATATCGACAAGACTTACATTCAAATGAGAATGTTGAATACCGGAAAAGGACCTGCTGTCCGGGCACTAAGAGCGCAAGCAGATAAGCATGCCTATGCCTCTGAGATGAAACACACGATTGAACAAGAAGAAAATTTGGTCTTGCGGCAAGGGATAGCTGAGGAAATTCTTGTCGAAGAGGGGGTTTGTAAAGGAGTCGTGACCTCAACTGGCGCGATTTATCCAAGTAAAGCTGTTGTGATTACAGCTGGAACCGCTCTTCGTGGGGAAATTATCATTGGCGAATTGAAATATTCATCCGGTCCGAATAATTCGCAGCCTGCTGTGAAATTAGCAGATAGTCTGAAAAAACTTGGTTTTGAAATCGCTCGTTTTAAAACAGGAACACCACCAAGAGTCAAATCAAGTACGATTGATTATACCGTAACAGAAGAGCAGCCAGGAGATACCGCGCCCAACCATTTTAGTTTTTTAACACCAGATAGCGCGTATAATTTAGAACAACGACCTTGTTGGCTGACCTACACCAATGAGCTGACCCATACTATTATTCAAAAAAACTTACATCGGGCACCCATGTTTACAGGGATCGTTGAAGGGGTTGGCGCTAGATATTGCCCATCAATTGAAGATAAAATTGTTCGTTTTAGTGATAAACCAAGGCATCAACTGTTCTTAGAACCAGAAGGTCTTCATACAGAGGAAGTCTATGTTCAAGGACTTTCAACCTCCATGCCAGAAGATGTACAACAAGACATGGTTCACTCCATTGCAGGGCTTGAAAAAGCAGAGATGATGAGGACTGGTTACGCGATTGAGTATGATGTGGTTGTCCCACACCAACTGCGTCCGACACTCGAAACGAAAAAAGTGAAAAACCTTTTTACAGCAGGACAAACCAATGGTACTAGTGGCTACGAAGAGGCGGCGGGGCAAGGACTGATTGCAGGGATTAATGCGGCGCAAAATGTTCTAGGAAAAGAACCATTTGTCATGAAGCGTAGTGATGGCTATATTGGTGTGATGATTGACGATTTGGTCACTAAGGGAACGAATGAACCGTACCGCTTGTTGACCTCTCGGGCAGAATATCGCTTGATTTTAAGACATGACAATGCAGATCTGCGCTTAACAGAACTTGGCCATGAGTTGGGCTTAGTAAAAGAACGGCAATACGAGGCTTTCAAGCTCAAAAAAGTAGCTATTGAAGCAGAAATCAAACGTTTAGAGAGTGTTCGTCTAAAACCAACCAAGGAAATTCAGTTGTATCTAGAAGAAAAAGGCTCTGCTCCTTTAAAAGATGGGATTTTAGCCTCAGACTTTTTGAAACGACCAGAAGTCAGCTATCAAGAATTGACCACATTTTTACCACAGCTTGAAGTGCCTTTAGATCGCCGAGTGGTGGAACAAGTAGAAGTTCAAATCAAATATGAAGGATATATCAAAAAAGCGCAAGAAAAAGTCGACAAAATGAAGCGGATGGAAGCCAAAAAAATTCCAACTAACATTGACTACCAAGCAATCCATGGTCTTGCGACAGAAGCACGTCAAAAACTAGAAAAGATTCAACCCGAAACCCTTGCTCAGGCAAGCCGAATTAGTGGTGTCAACCCAGCCGATATGAGTATTCTGATGGTCTATATCGAACAAGGGAAGATTGCGAAAGTCAAAGAGTAA
- the mnmE gene encoding tRNA uridine-5-carboxymethylaminomethyl(34) synthesis GTPase MnmE has translation MTMLTEFDTIAAISTPPGEGAISIVRMSGDQAVAIAAKVYRSGAKNLNEVPTHTIHYGHIIDPKTMGIVDEVMVSILRAPKTFTREDVVEINCHGGIVVVNQLLQLLIREGARLAEPGEFTKRAFLNGRMDLSQAEAVMDLIRAKTDKAMQVALHQLDGNLSTLIRTLRQEILQTLAQVEVNIDYPEYDDVEELTTKLLLEKAKEVQTQIKQLLQTAKQGKILREGLSTAIIGRPNVGKSSLLNHLLQEEKAIVTDIAGTTRDVIEEYVNVRGVPLKLVDTAGIRETEDIVEKIGVERSRKALAEADLVLLVLNQSEELTDSDKELLTLTEGMNRLVLMNKMDLESRLDRKELAQYVAAEQVLGVSILTSAGIDQLEEKIASLFFGGETGDKDATYVSNTRHIALLEEAEQALSEVQSGIQAGMPVDLVQIDMTKCWDLLGDIVGDSVQDELITQLFSQFCLGK, from the coding sequence ATGACAATGTTAACAGAATTTGATACGATTGCAGCCATCTCAACGCCACCTGGTGAAGGAGCCATCAGTATTGTTAGGATGAGCGGAGATCAAGCCGTTGCAATTGCGGCCAAAGTGTACCGCAGTGGGGCTAAAAATCTGAATGAGGTACCTACCCATACCATCCATTATGGGCATATTATTGATCCAAAAACAATGGGTATTGTAGATGAAGTAATGGTTTCAATTCTTCGTGCACCTAAGACGTTTACGCGTGAAGATGTGGTGGAAATCAATTGCCACGGAGGGATTGTTGTGGTCAATCAATTGTTACAATTGCTGATACGTGAAGGTGCTCGTCTAGCGGAACCGGGTGAATTTACCAAGCGCGCTTTTTTAAATGGGCGAATGGACTTATCGCAAGCAGAAGCAGTGATGGATTTAATCCGTGCTAAGACGGATAAAGCTATGCAAGTGGCTTTACACCAATTAGATGGAAATTTATCTACCTTGATTCGAACACTTCGACAAGAAATTTTGCAGACACTTGCCCAAGTAGAGGTCAACATCGATTATCCAGAATATGATGATGTTGAGGAATTGACCACTAAGCTACTACTTGAAAAGGCCAAAGAGGTTCAAACACAAATCAAGCAACTACTGCAAACGGCTAAACAAGGGAAGATTCTTAGAGAAGGTCTTTCAACAGCGATTATTGGACGACCAAATGTGGGCAAGTCTAGTCTGTTGAACCATCTTTTACAAGAAGAAAAAGCGATTGTGACTGACATTGCTGGCACAACGCGTGATGTGATAGAAGAGTACGTCAACGTACGTGGAGTTCCATTGAAGTTGGTAGATACCGCAGGAATTCGGGAAACAGAAGATATTGTGGAAAAAATTGGCGTTGAAAGAAGCCGTAAAGCACTTGCGGAGGCGGACCTTGTACTTCTGGTACTCAATCAAAGTGAAGAGTTGACCGATTCGGATAAAGAATTATTAACACTGACAGAAGGCATGAATCGTCTTGTTTTGATGAATAAGATGGACTTAGAAAGTCGCCTAGACCGAAAAGAGCTGGCTCAATATGTCGCAGCTGAACAGGTTTTAGGTGTTTCGATTTTGACAAGTGCCGGAATTGACCAGTTAGAAGAAAAAATTGCGTCACTCTTTTTTGGGGGAGAAACTGGGGATAAAGATGCGACGTATGTCTCCAATACACGCCATATTGCTTTGCTTGAAGAAGCGGAGCAAGCGCTATCTGAGGTGCAAAGTGGTATTCAAGCAGGGATGCCAGTTGACCTAGTCCAAATTGATATGACAAAATGTTGGGATTTACTCGGTGATATTGTGGGTGATAGCGTCCAAGATGAATTAATTACACAGTTATTTAGCCAATTTTGTTTAGGAAAATAG
- the rpiA gene encoding ribose-5-phosphate isomerase RpiA — translation MNQKQLVGIEAASYVSDGMIVGLGTGSTAFFMIEELGRRVREEHLHITGVTTSLQSKVQAQKLNIPLKSIDDVPYVDLTIDGADEISADHHGIKGGGAALLYEKIVATYSKEVIWIADESKLVEKLGKFPLPIEVIPYGSKQLLHFFAQKKMAPTLRQRQDGEILLTDSGHYIIDLHLGQIDDPKAFGHWLSQLTGVVEHGIFSDFVTKTIIAKGHHIITTDVKKEKN, via the coding sequence ATGAATCAAAAGCAATTAGTCGGGATTGAAGCAGCATCCTATGTGTCAGACGGAATGATTGTTGGACTTGGAACTGGAAGTACCGCATTTTTCATGATTGAAGAGCTTGGGCGACGAGTAAGAGAAGAACATTTACACATCACAGGAGTGACCACTTCTCTGCAATCAAAAGTACAAGCACAAAAACTCAATATTCCGCTCAAAAGTATTGATGATGTCCCATATGTTGATTTAACCATTGATGGCGCAGATGAAATTAGCGCAGACCATCACGGGATAAAAGGTGGCGGAGCAGCCCTCTTATATGAAAAGATTGTGGCGACCTACTCTAAAGAAGTCATCTGGATTGCCGATGAAAGCAAGCTTGTCGAAAAGTTGGGGAAATTTCCACTTCCTATTGAAGTCATTCCTTATGGGAGTAAACAGTTGCTGCATTTCTTTGCTCAAAAAAAAATGGCACCCACATTGCGGCAAAGGCAAGATGGGGAGATTCTCCTTACTGATAGTGGGCACTATATTATTGACTTACATCTTGGACAAATCGACGATCCTAAAGCTTTTGGTCATTGGTTAAGCCAACTTACTGGCGTAGTAGAACATGGGATTTTTTCTGATTTTGTCACCAAAACAATCATTGCAAAAGGTCATCATATTATTACAACAGATGTAAAAAAAGAAAAGAACTGA
- the gpmA gene encoding 2,3-diphosphoglycerate-dependent phosphoglycerate mutase, with amino-acid sequence MLKLVFVRHGQSEWNALNQFTGWVDVNLSETGMKEAQEAGRKVKEAGIEFDVAFTSVLKRAIKTCNFVLEESDQLWVPQIKSWRLNERHYGALQGLNKQETAEKYGADQVQLWRRSYDTLPPLLDETDPASALNDRRYANLDRRAVPGGENLKVTLERALPFWEDQIAPALLDSKTVLVAAHGNSLRALAKHIENISDDDIMGLEIPTGQPLVYELNDDLSLSKKYYL; translated from the coding sequence ATGTTAAAATTAGTATTTGTACGTCATGGTCAAAGTGAATGGAATGCCTTAAACCAATTTACAGGTTGGGTAGATGTTAATCTAAGCGAAACAGGTATGAAAGAAGCTCAAGAAGCAGGACGTAAAGTTAAAGAAGCAGGCATTGAATTTGATGTTGCTTTTACTTCTGTACTAAAACGTGCCATCAAGACATGTAACTTTGTATTAGAAGAATCTGACCAACTATGGGTTCCACAAATTAAATCTTGGCGCTTAAATGAACGTCATTATGGTGCGTTACAAGGATTAAACAAACAAGAAACTGCTGAAAAATATGGTGCAGATCAAGTCCAATTATGGAGACGTTCTTATGATACGTTACCTCCATTATTAGATGAAACAGATCCAGCCTCTGCTTTGAATGATCGTCGTTACGCAAACTTAGATCGCCGCGCCGTTCCTGGTGGTGAAAACCTTAAAGTAACGTTAGAAAGAGCTTTACCTTTCTGGGAAGATCAAATTGCTCCTGCTTTATTAGATAGCAAAACAGTTTTAGTTGCAGCACATGGTAACTCTTTACGTGCACTTGCAAAACATATCGAAAACATCTCTGATGATGATATTATGGGACTTGAAATTCCAACAGGTCAACCACTTGTTTATGAATTGAACGATGACTTATCATTATCTAAAAAATATTACTTATAA
- a CDS encoding iron-containing alcohol dehydrogenase — MDNFQFFAPTKILFGENQIEALPQELSQLGKTVLLAYGGGSIKKNGIYQTVKSLLEEHSFQVIELAGIEPNPRVETVRKGAKLCHEHQVEVILAVGGGSTIDCAKAIAAAYYYDGDPWEFTKDRSLIKKALPVATVLTMAATGSEMNAGAVITNLATNEKLGTGAACMKPKVSVLDPTYTYSVPRYQTAAGSADMLSHLIENYFSPTTSATLQDHLAEGIMKTVIEYCPKALKVPEDYEARANLMWSSSLALNGLTGSGKAGSWSCHPIEHELSAYYDITHGIGLAIITPRWMEYVLNDQTVDKFVQFATNVWGIPYNKNKFEVAKKGIQALYDCFVSWGIPMTLPEVGIDQSQLKLMSEQAIQHSQLNRTAYVRLEAKDVEAILMNCF, encoded by the coding sequence GTGGATAACTTTCAATTTTTCGCACCAACAAAAATATTATTTGGGGAAAACCAAATTGAGGCATTGCCTCAAGAACTCAGCCAGTTAGGAAAAACCGTTTTACTAGCTTACGGTGGCGGTAGTATCAAGAAAAATGGAATTTATCAGACGGTAAAATCATTGCTTGAAGAGCACTCCTTTCAAGTTATTGAATTAGCAGGAATTGAACCGAACCCACGAGTTGAAACTGTACGAAAAGGAGCAAAACTTTGTCATGAGCATCAAGTAGAAGTGATTTTGGCAGTAGGTGGTGGGTCAACCATTGATTGTGCAAAAGCGATTGCGGCTGCTTATTATTATGACGGAGATCCTTGGGAATTTACCAAAGATCGCTCGTTAATCAAAAAGGCATTACCAGTAGCGACGGTTTTGACAATGGCTGCAACAGGTTCTGAGATGAATGCGGGAGCGGTTATTACTAATTTAGCAACGAATGAGAAACTTGGAACGGGTGCAGCTTGCATGAAACCAAAAGTATCAGTTCTAGATCCAACTTATACCTATTCGGTGCCGCGCTATCAAACGGCAGCTGGGTCGGCGGATATGTTGAGCCATCTCATTGAAAATTATTTCAGTCCTACGACATCAGCTACTTTACAAGATCACCTTGCAGAAGGCATCATGAAAACGGTGATTGAATACTGTCCAAAAGCGCTTAAAGTACCAGAGGATTACGAGGCTCGGGCGAATTTGATGTGGTCTAGTTCGCTTGCTTTAAATGGCTTGACGGGTAGCGGTAAAGCAGGCAGTTGGTCTTGTCATCCAATCGAGCATGAGCTTAGTGCTTACTATGATATTACTCACGGTATTGGCTTAGCCATTATTACCCCGCGCTGGATGGAGTACGTTTTGAATGACCAAACAGTGGACAAATTTGTCCAGTTTGCGACAAATGTCTGGGGAATCCCCTACAACAAGAATAAATTTGAAGTAGCTAAGAAAGGGATACAAGCGCTTTATGATTGCTTTGTTTCATGGGGAATTCCAATGACGTTGCCGGAAGTTGGGATTGATCAAAGCCAACTTAAACTCATGTCGGAGCAAGCGATTCAACATAGTCAACTCAATCGAACGGCGTATGTTCGACTCGAAGCAAAAGATGTCGAAGCCATTTTAATGAATTGCTTTTAG
- the deoD gene encoding purine-nucleoside phosphorylase, with translation MSIHIEAKAGEIAETILLPGDPLRAKYIAETFLENVTQFNQVRGMLGFTGEYKGKKVSVMGTGMGMPSISIYVNELIQSYDVKNLIRVGTMGGMQADVHVRDVVLAQAASTDSSMNQQAFGIDFAPVADFGLLKTAHDICSEKGMAVKVGNVLSADRFYNEELDKKKLANYGVLGVEMEAAALYTIAQKYGRHALAVLTVSDHIFTGEETTAKERQTTFNDMIEVALETALAMK, from the coding sequence GTGAGTATTCATATTGAAGCAAAAGCAGGCGAAATTGCAGAAACAATTTTGTTACCAGGGGATCCTTTGCGCGCCAAATATATTGCTGAAACTTTTTTAGAAAATGTCACACAATTTAACCAAGTTCGTGGAATGCTTGGATTTACGGGAGAGTATAAAGGAAAGAAAGTTTCTGTTATGGGAACAGGAATGGGTATGCCTTCTATCTCGATTTATGTCAATGAATTGATTCAAAGTTATGATGTGAAAAATTTGATTCGTGTGGGAACCATGGGAGGAATGCAGGCAGACGTGCATGTTCGAGATGTAGTTTTAGCACAAGCTGCTTCGACGGACTCTTCTATGAATCAACAAGCTTTTGGTATCGATTTTGCACCTGTAGCTGATTTTGGTTTACTAAAAACAGCACATGATATTTGTTCAGAAAAAGGAATGGCTGTCAAAGTTGGGAACGTCCTTTCAGCAGACCGTTTTTATAATGAAGAGTTGGATAAAAAGAAATTGGCAAATTATGGAGTACTTGGTGTAGAGATGGAAGCAGCAGCTTTATATACAATTGCTCAAAAATATGGGCGTCACGCACTAGCAGTATTAACAGTTAGCGATCATATTTTTACAGGTGAGGAAACAACTGCAAAAGAAAGACAAACAACCTTCAATGATATGATTGAAGTCGCACTTGAAACCGCACTTGCAATGAAATAA
- a CDS encoding purine-nucleoside phosphorylase yields MTQTLSEQLKETATFIQSKGIKEVEFGLILGSGLGELADEIENPIKIAYEDIPHFPVSTVVGHAGQLVYGELSGRKVLAMQGRFHYYEGYSMQTVVFPVRVMHALGAESMIVTNAAGGVNESFTPGNLMLITDHINFTGNHPLIGTNDENLGPRFPDMSNAYTKAYGEVAKSVASKLAIPLQQGVYMGFSGPTYETPAEIRFARVIGADAVGMSTVAEVIAAAHMGMKVLGISCITNLAAGMQADLNHKEVVETTERVKVEFKTLIKQVLAEL; encoded by the coding sequence ATGACACAGACATTGAGCGAACAATTAAAAGAAACAGCAACATTTATTCAAAGCAAAGGAATAAAAGAAGTTGAATTTGGATTAATCTTAGGTTCGGGACTTGGTGAATTAGCAGACGAAATTGAAAATCCAATCAAAATTGCCTATGAAGACATCCCTCATTTTCCAGTATCTACGGTGGTAGGGCATGCAGGACAGCTCGTATATGGCGAATTGTCTGGAAGAAAAGTCTTAGCGATGCAAGGACGCTTTCACTACTATGAAGGTTACTCAATGCAAACAGTGGTCTTTCCAGTGCGTGTCATGCATGCTTTGGGTGCAGAATCAATGATTGTTACAAATGCTGCTGGCGGTGTAAATGAAAGCTTTACCCCAGGGAACTTGATGTTAATTACGGATCATATCAATTTTACTGGAAATCACCCATTGATTGGTACAAATGACGAAAATCTTGGACCACGTTTTCCTGATATGAGTAATGCCTATACAAAAGCATACGGCGAGGTAGCCAAATCAGTTGCAAGTAAGTTAGCGATTCCTCTGCAACAAGGTGTCTATATGGGCTTTAGCGGACCAACATATGAAACTCCTGCAGAAATTCGTTTTGCTAGAGTGATTGGTGCGGATGCTGTTGGGATGTCCACGGTAGCCGAAGTCATCGCAGCTGCACATATGGGGATGAAGGTCCTAGGCATTTCATGTATCACCAACTTGGCAGCAGGAATGCAAGCAGACCTAAACCATAAAGAAGTGGTTGAAACTACTGAGCGTGTGAAAGTGGAATTTAAAACGTTAATCAAACAAGTATTAGCTGAATTATAA
- the deoB gene encoding phosphopentomutase: MFKRVHLIVMDSVGIGEAPDAEKFGDVGSHTLGHIAEKAGLTIPNLEELGLGTVEPLKGVAAIKEQQGYATKLEEVSVGKDTMTGHWEIMGLNIQTPFRVFPEGFPKELLQKIEEFSGRKIVCNLPYSGTKVIDDFGKHQMETGDLIVYTSADPVLQIAAHEEIIPLEELYRICEYVREITKDDPYMIGRIIARPYLGEPGNFTRTSNRHDYALDPFGKTVLDSLKEAGKDVLAVGKINDIFNGQGITETVRTKSNMDGVDKLLELMKKDFTGLSFTNLVDFDALFGHRRDVEGYAHAIEEFDARLPEIYAAMAEDDLLLITADHGNDPTFPGTDHTREYVPLLAFSKKCVENGALPQGHYADISATIAENFGVAATENGKSFLSLLK, encoded by the coding sequence ATGTTTAAGCGTGTTCACTTAATAGTTATGGATTCTGTTGGGATTGGCGAAGCACCTGATGCAGAAAAATTTGGAGATGTAGGGAGCCATACATTAGGTCATATAGCTGAAAAAGCGGGTCTAACTATTCCGAATTTAGAAGAATTAGGCTTAGGTACGGTTGAGCCATTAAAAGGAGTAGCCGCTATCAAAGAGCAGCAAGGATATGCGACAAAATTAGAGGAAGTTTCAGTTGGTAAAGATACGATGACCGGTCATTGGGAAATTATGGGACTAAATATTCAAACGCCATTTCGTGTTTTCCCAGAAGGATTCCCCAAAGAACTGCTTCAAAAAATTGAAGAGTTTTCTGGACGTAAAATAGTTTGTAACTTACCGTATAGTGGAACAAAGGTTATTGATGACTTCGGCAAGCACCAGATGGAAACTGGAGATTTGATTGTCTATACATCCGCAGATCCTGTGCTCCAAATTGCCGCTCATGAAGAAATTATTCCATTAGAAGAATTGTATCGTATCTGTGAATACGTTCGTGAAATAACCAAAGATGATCCGTATATGATTGGACGCATCATTGCACGTCCGTATTTAGGTGAGCCAGGAAACTTTACAAGAACAAGTAACCGTCACGATTATGCGCTTGATCCATTTGGCAAAACAGTACTAGATTCTTTAAAAGAAGCTGGAAAAGACGTGTTGGCTGTAGGGAAAATCAATGATATTTTCAATGGTCAAGGAATCACTGAAACTGTTCGTACCAAGAGCAATATGGACGGAGTAGATAAATTATTAGAATTGATGAAGAAAGATTTTACTGGTCTTAGTTTTACAAACTTGGTAGATTTTGATGCATTATTTGGTCATCGTCGAGATGTGGAGGGCTATGCTCATGCAATTGAAGAGTTTGATGCACGCTTGCCTGAAATCTATGCAGCAATGGCAGAGGATGACTTACTACTGATTACAGCAGATCATGGGAACGACCCAACTTTTCCAGGAACAGATCATACAAGAGAGTATGTGCCATTGCTTGCTTTTAGCAAAAAATGTGTAGAAAATGGTGCACTACCACAAGGTCATTACGCAGATATTTCTGCTACCATTGCGGAAAACTTTGGAGTAGCTGCAACTGAAAATGGAAAAAGCTTCTTAAGTCTTTTAAAATAA
- a CDS encoding ABC transporter permease produces MSIVATIALVVSSTLIYSTPLIFTALGGTFSERGGVVNVGLEGIMVMGAFSSVVFNLSFSQQLGVWTPWIGCFVGGMIGLIFSLLHAVATIHLRADHIISGTVINLMAPALSVFLIKVLYGKGQTDNISESFGYFNFPILARIPVLGPIFFKNTSSVAYVAIVIAILSWCVLYKTKFGLRLRSVGENPQAADTLGINVLGMKYAGVLISGFLGGVGGAVFAQSISVNFSASTIAGQGFIAMAAMIFGKWNPLGAMGAALFFGFAQCLSIISAQLPLINRIPNELLQSAPYLLTILVLVVFFSKARGPKANGQVYVKSK; encoded by the coding sequence ATGAGTATTGTTGCAACGATTGCCTTAGTGGTTTCGTCGACACTGATCTATTCTACACCGCTGATTTTTACCGCACTTGGTGGAACTTTTTCTGAGCGTGGGGGAGTGGTCAATGTTGGATTAGAAGGAATCATGGTTATGGGAGCCTTCAGCTCAGTTGTCTTTAATTTGTCATTTAGTCAACAGTTGGGTGTATGGACGCCTTGGATTGGATGTTTTGTCGGTGGAATGATTGGACTGATTTTTTCATTGTTGCATGCGGTAGCGACAATCCATTTGCGCGCAGATCACATTATTAGCGGAACGGTTATCAATTTGATGGCACCTGCGCTAAGCGTCTTTTTGATAAAAGTGCTATATGGAAAAGGTCAAACGGACAACATTTCAGAATCTTTTGGCTACTTTAACTTTCCAATTCTTGCACGTATCCCAGTTCTTGGTCCAATCTTTTTTAAGAATACTTCGAGTGTCGCTTATGTCGCGATTGTGATTGCTATTTTATCTTGGTGTGTATTATACAAAACAAAGTTTGGTCTTCGTTTGCGTTCGGTAGGGGAAAATCCCCAAGCTGCTGATACGCTTGGAATTAATGTCTTGGGCATGAAGTATGCGGGAGTTTTAATTTCCGGTTTTCTTGGTGGCGTTGGCGGAGCAGTATTTGCACAATCAATCTCGGTTAATTTTTCTGCTTCTACAATTGCAGGTCAAGGGTTTATTGCAATGGCCGCTATGATTTTTGGGAAATGGAATCCACTAGGAGCTATGGGTGCTGCTTTGTTCTTTGGCTTTGCTCAGTGCTTAAGTATTATTAGTGCTCAGTTGCCACTAATTAACCGTATTCCAAATGAATTACTCCAAAGTGCTCCGTATCTCTTGACGATTTTGGTGTTAGTAGTTTTCTTTAGTAAAGCAAGAGGTCCCAAAGCGAATGGGCAGGTTTATGTGAAATCCAAATAG
- a CDS encoding ABC transporter permease, translating into MTLKKELRKTVAVSLLSVVFGFILGAVIMLVFGYDPIAGYTSMIRSSLGTTRTIGETVSQATPLILTALGFSVANSAGFFNIGLSGQALCGWVASVWVALAFNSLPAIVLIPLAIFVGALAGAFAAAIPGVLRAYFGTSEVIVTIMLNYIFLYLSTYIVHNSMAKSMLSSKDSTIQVGSHASLRISALSDWTMNSSINGGIIIACIALFLMWFVMKKTTLGFEIRSVGLNPFASDYAGISSKRTIIVSMILSGALAGLAGVVQGLGTYQNFFVQGGSLSIGFDGMAVSLLGAGSAVGIFFSAILFSILKVGGLGMPLDAGVPFELVNIVIASIIFFVGVNYLIRLLLTRKKRREIVAQVDSQSREDGQNKQEGGIL; encoded by the coding sequence GTGACGCTTAAAAAAGAGTTGCGTAAAACAGTAGCGGTCTCATTACTCTCAGTTGTTTTTGGATTTATTCTTGGTGCGGTGATTATGCTGGTTTTTGGTTATGATCCGATTGCGGGATACACCTCAATGATTCGTTCTTCTCTAGGAACAACGAGAACGATTGGAGAAACCGTTAGTCAAGCAACGCCGCTGATTTTAACAGCATTGGGCTTTTCGGTCGCGAATTCTGCAGGCTTTTTCAATATTGGGCTTTCAGGACAAGCACTTTGTGGCTGGGTAGCTAGTGTATGGGTAGCCTTGGCATTCAATTCTTTGCCTGCGATTGTGTTAATTCCTCTTGCGATTTTTGTTGGTGCACTGGCAGGGGCTTTTGCCGCAGCGATTCCGGGTGTTTTAAGAGCATATTTTGGCACGAGTGAAGTGATTGTTACGATTATGCTGAATTATATTTTCTTATATCTCAGTACGTATATTGTGCACAATTCAATGGCAAAATCGATGCTTTCTAGTAAAGATAGTACCATTCAGGTTGGAAGTCATGCATCTCTTAGGATTAGTGCGTTGAGTGATTGGACCATGAATTCTAGTATCAATGGAGGAATCATTATTGCCTGTATTGCTCTATTTTTGATGTGGTTCGTGATGAAGAAAACGACTTTAGGTTTTGAAATCCGTTCAGTGGGTTTGAATCCTTTTGCCTCTGATTATGCAGGGATTAGTAGTAAGCGCACCATTATTGTTTCTATGATTTTGTCAGGTGCACTTGCAGGTCTTGCAGGAGTTGTCCAAGGGCTTGGAACCTATCAGAACTTTTTTGTTCAGGGTGGTTCTTTGTCCATTGGGTTTGACGGCATGGCAGTATCTCTTCTTGGTGCAGGAAGTGCAGTTGGAATTTTCTTTTCTGCTATATTGTTTAGTATTTTAAAGGTTGGAGGACTGGGTATGCCCCTAGATGCAGGGGTGCCCTTTGAACTTGTAAACATTGTCATTGCGAGCATTATTTTCTTTGTTGGAGTCAATTATCTGATTCGTTTGCTGCTAACAAGAAAAAAAAGGCGAGAAATAGTCGCCCAAGTGGATAGTCAGTCTAGGGAAGATGGACAAAATAAGCAAGAAGGAGGCATCCTATAA